One Streptomyces drozdowiczii DNA segment encodes these proteins:
- a CDS encoding thymidine kinase, with protein sequence MSELVFFSGTMDCGKSTLALQIGHNRSARGLQGVIFTRDDRAGEGKLSSRLGLVTEAVEADEDMDLYAYIVAQLSKGGRVDYVIVDEAQFLAPDQIDQLARVVDDLEMDVFAFGITTDFRTRLFPGSQRLVELADRIEQLQVEALCWCGARATHNARTVDGEMVVEGAQVVVGDVNRPAGEVGYEVLCRRHHRRRATAASARAGALSPDVLPVSSA encoded by the coding sequence ATGTCCGAGCTTGTGTTCTTCTCCGGGACGATGGACTGCGGAAAGAGCACCCTGGCCCTCCAGATCGGCCACAACCGCTCGGCGCGGGGCTTGCAGGGCGTGATCTTCACCCGGGACGACCGGGCGGGGGAGGGGAAGCTCTCCTCCCGCCTCGGCCTGGTCACGGAGGCCGTCGAGGCCGACGAGGACATGGACCTGTACGCGTACATCGTCGCCCAGCTCTCCAAGGGCGGCCGCGTCGACTACGTGATCGTGGACGAGGCGCAGTTCCTGGCCCCGGACCAGATCGACCAGCTGGCCCGGGTCGTGGACGACCTGGAGATGGACGTCTTCGCCTTCGGCATCACGACGGACTTCCGCACCCGGCTCTTCCCCGGCTCCCAGCGCCTGGTCGAGCTGGCCGACCGCATAGAACAGCTCCAGGTCGAAGCCCTCTGCTGGTGCGGCGCCCGCGCCACGCACAACGCCCGCACCGTGGACGGCGAGATGGTCGTGGAGGGCGCACAGGTCGTCGTCGGCGACGTGAACCGCCCGGCGGGCGAGGTCGGTTACGAGGTCCTGTGCCGCCGCCACCACCGCCGCCGCGCCACCGCCGCCTCCGCCCGGGCGGGCGCACTCTCCCCGGACGTCCTGCCGGTCTCCTCCGCCTGA
- a CDS encoding D-arabinono-1,4-lactone oxidase — protein MTETYARTATGPWRNWAGTVTARPARTVSPASVDELAEALRRASEDGLRVKPVGTGHSFTATAATDGLLIRPDLLTGIREIDRTAMTVTVEAGTPLKRLNTALAREGLSLTNMGDIMEQTVAGATSTGTHGTGRDSASISAQIRALELVTADGTVLTCSETENADVFAVARIGLGALGVITAITFAVEPVFLLTAREEPMSFDRVTTDFDQLVTENEHFEFYWFPHTGNCNTKRNNRSAGPAAPPGKVSGWVEDELLSNGVFQVACALGRAVPATIPSIARISSRALSARTYTDIPYKVFTSPRRVRFVEMEYALPREAAVEALREVRAMVDRSPLRISFPVEVRTAPADDIALSTASGRESAYIAVHMYRGTPYQAYFTAVERIMTAHGGRPHWGKINTRDAAYLSGVYPRFGEFTAVRDRLDPDRLFGNDYLRRVLGD, from the coding sequence ATGACCGAGACCTACGCACGGACGGCGACGGGCCCGTGGCGCAACTGGGCGGGGACCGTCACCGCGCGGCCGGCCCGGACCGTGTCCCCCGCGTCCGTGGACGAGCTGGCCGAGGCGCTGCGCAGGGCGTCCGAGGACGGGCTGCGGGTGAAGCCGGTCGGCACCGGCCACTCGTTCACCGCGACCGCGGCCACCGACGGGCTGCTGATCCGGCCCGATCTGCTGACCGGCATCCGCGAGATCGACCGCACGGCGATGACGGTGACGGTCGAGGCGGGCACCCCGCTTAAGCGCCTGAACACCGCGCTGGCCCGCGAGGGCCTGTCGCTCACCAACATGGGCGACATCATGGAGCAGACGGTCGCCGGAGCCACCTCCACCGGCACGCACGGCACCGGCCGTGACTCGGCGTCCATATCCGCGCAGATACGCGCCCTGGAGCTGGTCACCGCGGACGGCACGGTGCTGACCTGTTCGGAGACCGAGAACGCCGATGTGTTCGCGGTGGCGCGGATCGGGCTCGGCGCACTCGGCGTCATCACCGCGATCACCTTCGCCGTCGAGCCGGTCTTCCTGCTGACGGCCCGCGAGGAGCCGATGAGCTTCGACCGGGTGACGACCGACTTCGATCAGCTCGTAACCGAGAACGAGCACTTCGAGTTCTACTGGTTCCCGCACACCGGGAACTGCAACACCAAGCGCAACAACCGCAGCGCCGGCCCCGCCGCCCCGCCCGGCAAGGTCAGCGGCTGGGTCGAGGACGAGCTGCTGTCCAACGGCGTCTTCCAGGTCGCCTGCGCGCTCGGCCGGGCCGTGCCGGCCACGATCCCCTCGATCGCCAGGATCTCCAGCCGGGCCCTGTCGGCGCGTACGTACACCGACATCCCGTACAAGGTGTTCACCAGCCCGCGCCGGGTGCGGTTCGTGGAGATGGAGTACGCGCTGCCGCGTGAGGCCGCCGTCGAGGCGCTGCGCGAGGTCCGGGCGATGGTGGACCGCTCGCCGCTGCGGATCAGCTTCCCGGTGGAGGTGCGCACCGCGCCCGCCGACGACATCGCGCTCTCCACGGCGTCGGGCCGGGAGAGCGCGTACATCGCGGTCCATATGTACCGGGGCACGCCGTACCAGGCGTACTTCACGGCGGTGGAGCGGATCATGACCGCGCACGGCGGCCGCCCGCACTGGGGCAAGATCAACACCAGGGACGCCGCGTACCTCTCCGGGGTGTACCCGCGTTTCGGCGAGTTCACGGCCGTACGGGACCGGCTGGACCCGGACCGGCTGTTCGGCAACGACTACCTGCGCCGGGTGCTGGGCGACTGA
- a CDS encoding bifunctional GNAT family N-acetyltransferase/acetate--CoA ligase family protein — MQPSPEQSPHHAYPDHWEADVVLRDGGTARIRPITTDDAERLVSFYEQVSDESKYYRFFAPYPRLSAKDVHRFTHHDYVDRVGLAVTVGGEFIATVRYDRIDATGRPASAPADEAEVAFLVQDAHQGRGVASTLLEHIAAVARERGIRRFAAEVLPANTKMIKVFRDAGYTQQRSFEDGSVHLTLDLEPTAESLAVQRAREQRAEAKSVQRLLAPGSVAVIGVGRTPGGVGRTVLRNLLGAGFTGRVHAVNSALDAGQDTIDGVPAHRSLGEIGDPVDLAVVAVPADRVPEAVADCGEHGVQGLVVLSAGYAEWGAEGRERQRELVRQARSYGMRIIGPNAFGIINNSEAVRLNASLAPDRPASGRIGLFTQSGAIGIALLSGLYRRGAGLSTFISAGNRADISGNDFLQYWYEDPDTDVALLYLESLGNPRKFTRLARRTAAVKPVVVVKGARHSGSTPPGHAVPVSRIPDSTVSALMRQAGVIRVDTVTEMVDAGLLLADQPLPAGGRVAILGNSESLGLLTYDACLAEGLRPRPPIDLTTSATPQDFRDALSAALADGACDAVIVTAIPWVGENGEAESGDGEVLATALHAAAAAGPAKPVAVVHVEIGGLAEALSAATSTVAQQRPAAQPLAAAQAAPTRAPAPAPGTPETNSPEAETDTPEDARRTGRIPAYPAAERAVRALAEAVRYAQWRRQAAVPGKVPDFLDDTIDTQGAAARIDALLGADPDPRGVPLGHDEARELLACYGIAVRPTLPAPGPEEAVAAAARLGYPVALKTTAPHLRHRADLGGVRLDLDSEAALRRAYGDLTELLGKPAELRPVVQAMAPRGVDTVVRATIDPAAGAVLSFGLAGAPSELLGDTAHRLVPATDRDAAELIRSIRAAPVLFGWRGAAPVDTAALEELLLRVSRLVDDHPEVVSVALEPVVVAPQGLSVLGASVRLSPPPARNDLGPRRLSNY, encoded by the coding sequence ATGCAGCCCTCTCCGGAGCAGAGTCCGCATCACGCCTACCCCGATCACTGGGAGGCGGACGTGGTGCTCCGCGACGGCGGCACCGCGCGGATCAGGCCGATCACCACGGACGATGCCGAGCGTCTGGTCAGCTTCTACGAGCAGGTTTCCGACGAGTCGAAGTACTACCGCTTCTTCGCGCCCTACCCCCGGCTGTCCGCCAAGGACGTCCACCGCTTCACCCATCACGACTACGTCGACAGGGTGGGGCTGGCCGTCACGGTGGGCGGCGAATTCATCGCCACCGTCCGCTACGACCGGATCGACGCGACCGGCCGCCCCGCCTCGGCCCCCGCCGACGAGGCCGAGGTCGCCTTCCTCGTCCAGGACGCCCACCAGGGCCGGGGCGTGGCCTCGACCCTGCTCGAACACATCGCGGCCGTCGCCCGCGAACGCGGCATCCGGCGCTTCGCCGCCGAAGTGCTGCCCGCCAACACCAAGATGATCAAGGTGTTCCGGGACGCCGGCTACACCCAGCAGCGCAGCTTCGAGGACGGCTCGGTCCACCTCACCCTGGACCTCGAACCCACCGCCGAATCCCTCGCCGTTCAGCGCGCCCGCGAACAGCGCGCCGAGGCCAAGTCCGTCCAGCGGCTGCTCGCCCCCGGCTCCGTCGCCGTCATCGGCGTCGGCCGCACCCCCGGCGGCGTCGGCCGCACCGTCCTGCGCAACCTGCTCGGCGCCGGTTTCACCGGCCGCGTCCACGCGGTCAACAGCGCCCTGGACGCCGGTCAGGACACCATCGACGGGGTCCCCGCGCACCGCTCCCTGGGCGAGATCGGCGACCCGGTCGACCTCGCGGTCGTCGCCGTGCCCGCCGACCGGGTCCCGGAGGCCGTCGCGGACTGCGGCGAGCACGGCGTCCAGGGCCTGGTGGTCCTCTCCGCCGGTTACGCCGAGTGGGGCGCCGAGGGCCGCGAGCGCCAGCGGGAACTGGTCCGCCAGGCCCGTTCGTACGGCATGCGGATCATCGGGCCCAACGCCTTCGGCATCATCAACAACTCCGAGGCGGTCCGGCTCAACGCCTCGCTCGCCCCGGACCGTCCCGCCTCCGGGCGCATCGGCCTGTTCACCCAGTCCGGCGCCATCGGTATCGCCCTGCTCTCCGGGCTCTACCGGCGCGGCGCGGGCCTCTCCACCTTCATCTCGGCCGGCAACCGGGCCGACATCTCCGGCAACGACTTCCTTCAGTACTGGTACGAGGACCCGGACACCGATGTCGCCCTGCTCTACCTGGAGTCGCTGGGCAACCCCCGCAAGTTCACCCGCCTCGCCCGTCGTACCGCCGCCGTGAAGCCGGTGGTCGTGGTCAAGGGCGCCCGGCACAGCGGCTCGACCCCGCCCGGTCACGCCGTCCCGGTCAGCCGCATCCCCGACTCCACGGTCTCCGCGCTGATGCGGCAGGCGGGCGTCATCCGCGTCGACACGGTCACGGAGATGGTCGACGCCGGGCTGCTCCTCGCCGACCAGCCGCTCCCGGCGGGCGGACGCGTCGCGATCCTCGGCAACTCGGAGTCCCTGGGGCTGCTCACGTACGACGCGTGCCTGGCGGAGGGGCTGCGCCCGCGCCCGCCGATCGACCTCACCACCTCCGCCACCCCGCAGGACTTCCGGGACGCGCTGTCGGCGGCGCTGGCCGACGGGGCGTGCGACGCCGTGATCGTCACGGCGATCCCCTGGGTCGGCGAGAACGGCGAGGCGGAGTCGGGCGACGGCGAGGTCCTGGCCACCGCCCTGCACGCGGCGGCCGCCGCCGGTCCCGCCAAGCCGGTCGCCGTGGTCCATGTCGAGATCGGCGGCCTGGCGGAGGCGCTGTCGGCCGCCACCAGCACGGTGGCGCAGCAGCGCCCGGCCGCGCAGCCGCTGGCGGCGGCACAGGCCGCACCCACAAGGGCCCCCGCACCCGCGCCCGGCACCCCCGAGACCAACAGCCCCGAAGCCGAAACCGACACCCCCGAAGACGCGCGCCGCACCGGCCGCATCCCCGCCTACCCCGCCGCCGAGCGCGCCGTCCGGGCGCTCGCCGAGGCCGTCCGGTACGCGCAGTGGCGGCGCCAGGCGGCCGTGCCCGGCAAGGTGCCCGACTTCCTCGACGACACCATCGACACCCAGGGCGCCGCCGCCCGCATCGACGCCCTGCTCGGCGCCGACCCCGACCCGCGCGGCGTGCCGCTCGGCCACGACGAGGCCCGCGAACTGCTCGCCTGCTACGGCATCGCCGTACGCCCCACGCTGCCCGCCCCCGGCCCGGAGGAGGCGGTGGCCGCCGCCGCCCGGCTCGGTTACCCGGTGGCGCTCAAGACGACCGCGCCCCATCTGCGCCACCGGGCCGACCTCGGCGGCGTACGCCTGGACCTCGACAGCGAGGCGGCCCTGCGCCGCGCGTACGGCGACCTCACCGAACTGCTCGGCAAGCCGGCCGAGCTGCGGCCCGTCGTCCAGGCCATGGCGCCGCGCGGCGTCGACACCGTCGTCCGGGCCACCATCGACCCGGCCGCGGGCGCCGTGCTCTCCTTCGGCCTCGCCGGGGCGCCCTCCGAGCTGCTCGGCGACACCGCCCACCGCCTGGTCCCGGCCACCGACCGCGACGCCGCCGAGCTGATCAGGTCCATCCGCGCGGCCCCCGTCCTGTTCGGCTGGCGCGGTGCGGCGCCGGTGGACACCGCCGCCCTGGAGGAGCTGCTGCTGCGGGTGTCCCGGCTGGTCGACGACCATCCCGAGGTGGTCTCCGTCGCCCTGGAACCGGTCGTGGTCGCCCCGCAGGGCCTCTCGGTGCTCGGGGCGAGCGTCCGCCTCTCGCCGCCCCCGGCCCGCAACGACCTCGGCCCGCGCCGCCTGTCCAACTACTGA
- a CDS encoding DUF5998 family protein, which yields MAKTGTTTQGLRAAIERSGYYPALVAEAVEAAVGGEPVASYLVHQETTFDSNEVRRHVTVLVLTDTRFIVSHTDEQNADTSSPSPYATTSTESVKLDRISSVVVSRVVANPEKYVPGTLPREVVLTIGWGAVSRIDLEPAACGDPNCEADHGYTGSTTADDLSLRVSEAGDGPDTVRQTLAFAQALSEATVATPAAGR from the coding sequence ATGGCTAAGACCGGTACGACGACCCAGGGGCTGCGCGCGGCGATCGAGCGCAGCGGCTATTACCCGGCCCTCGTGGCCGAGGCGGTGGAGGCCGCCGTGGGGGGTGAGCCGGTCGCTTCGTACCTGGTGCACCAGGAGACGACCTTCGACTCCAACGAGGTGCGCCGGCACGTCACGGTGCTGGTGCTCACGGACACCCGCTTCATCGTCAGCCATACCGACGAGCAGAACGCGGACACCAGCTCCCCGTCGCCGTACGCCACCACTTCGACGGAGTCGGTCAAGCTGGACCGGATCTCCTCGGTCGTGGTCAGCCGCGTCGTCGCCAACCCGGAGAAGTATGTTCCGGGCACGCTGCCCCGCGAGGTCGTCCTGACCATCGGCTGGGGCGCGGTCTCCCGGATCGACCTGGAGCCGGCCGCCTGCGGCGACCCGAACTGCGAGGCGGACCACGGCTACACCGGCAGCACCACCGCCGACGACCTGTCCCTGCGGGTCAGCGAGGCCGGCGACGGCCCGGACACCGTGCGCCAGACCCTCGCCTTCGCCCAGGCGCTCTCCGAGGCCACCGTGGCGACCCCCGCGGCCGGCCGCTGA
- a CDS encoding sulfurtransferase, whose amino-acid sequence MKPIISASECASELAGPRPPVLLDVRWQLGGPHGRPDYEAGHIPGAVFVDLDAELAGPAGTGGRHPLPDPDEFGAAMRRAGVRRDGPVVVYDGGQGWAAARAWWLLRWAGHSDVRVLDGGLAAWTGELSKETPDPAEGDFAPAPGALPLLDADGAAALARSGVLLDARAAERYRGDVEPIDRVGGHIPGALSAPTGENVDAEGRFLSPERLAARFAGLGVAGETTEVGVYCGSGVSGAQQVLALELAGHRAALYAGSWSHWSADESRPVATGPDPS is encoded by the coding sequence ATGAAGCCCATCATCTCCGCATCCGAATGCGCGAGCGAACTGGCGGGGCCGCGTCCGCCGGTGCTCCTGGACGTACGTTGGCAGCTGGGCGGCCCGCACGGCCGGCCCGACTACGAGGCCGGGCACATCCCCGGCGCGGTCTTCGTGGACCTCGACGCGGAGCTCGCCGGTCCGGCGGGCACCGGTGGCCGCCACCCGCTGCCCGACCCGGACGAGTTCGGCGCCGCGATGCGCCGCGCCGGCGTCCGCCGGGACGGCCCGGTCGTCGTCTACGACGGCGGTCAGGGCTGGGCGGCCGCCCGGGCCTGGTGGCTGCTGCGCTGGGCGGGGCACTCCGACGTACGGGTCCTGGACGGCGGCCTCGCGGCCTGGACGGGGGAACTGTCGAAGGAGACCCCGGACCCGGCCGAGGGCGACTTCGCCCCCGCCCCCGGAGCGCTGCCCCTGCTCGACGCGGACGGCGCCGCGGCCCTCGCCCGCTCGGGCGTCCTGCTCGACGCGCGGGCGGCCGAGCGCTACCGGGGCGATGTGGAACCGATCGACCGGGTCGGCGGCCACATCCCCGGTGCGCTCTCCGCGCCGACCGGCGAGAACGTGGACGCGGAGGGCCGTTTCCTGAGCCCCGAGCGCCTGGCCGCCCGGTTCGCCGGGCTGGGCGTGGCCGGGGAGACCACGGAGGTCGGCGTCTACTGCGGCTCGGGCGTCTCCGGGGCCCAGCAGGTGCTGGCGCTGGAGCTCGCCGGGCATCGGGCCGCCCTCTACGCGGGCTCCTGGTCGCACTGGTCGGCCGACGAGTCGCGCCCGGTCGCCACCGGACCCGACCCCAGCTGA
- the sepH gene encoding septation protein SepH: MPELRVVAVSNDGTRLVLKAADSTEYTLPIDERLRAAVRNDRARLGQIEIEVESHLRPRDIQARIRAGASAEEVAQFAGIPVDRVRRFEGPVLAERAFMAERARKTPVRRPGENTGPQLGEAVQERLLLRGADKETVQWDSWRRDDGTWEVLLVYRVAGEPHSASWTYDPPRRLVQAVDDEARSLIGETDEVAAPEPSFPFVPRIARLPRDRPLDRALDRQIERPAPPPPPEPEERIAGVTASERDSLTSLLEAVPSFRGDMVVPERPSPPDPPAIEPPDREPEAEEPPAASAGAGSAYADVLMPRAVAGHRDRLTGTTDRQAEADGVRPGRRAAVPSWDEIVFGTRRKKQD, encoded by the coding sequence ATGCCCGAACTGCGTGTCGTGGCCGTCTCCAACGACGGCACACGACTGGTGCTCAAGGCTGCGGACAGCACGGAGTACACGCTTCCGATCGACGAGCGGCTGCGAGCCGCCGTGCGCAACGACCGCGCCCGGCTCGGCCAGATCGAGATCGAGGTGGAGAGCCACCTCCGCCCGCGCGACATCCAGGCACGGATACGAGCCGGCGCCTCCGCCGAGGAGGTCGCCCAGTTCGCCGGGATCCCCGTCGACCGTGTCCGCCGCTTCGAGGGCCCCGTGCTCGCGGAGCGCGCCTTCATGGCCGAGCGGGCCCGGAAGACTCCCGTGCGCCGTCCCGGCGAGAACACCGGCCCCCAGCTCGGCGAGGCGGTGCAGGAGCGGCTGCTGCTGCGCGGCGCCGACAAGGAGACCGTCCAGTGGGACTCCTGGCGCCGCGACGACGGCACCTGGGAGGTCCTGCTCGTCTACCGGGTCGCGGGTGAGCCGCACTCGGCGAGCTGGACGTACGACCCGCCGCGCCGACTGGTCCAGGCCGTGGACGACGAGGCCCGCTCGCTGATCGGCGAGACGGACGAGGTCGCGGCGCCCGAGCCCAGCTTCCCGTTCGTGCCCCGGATCGCCCGGCTGCCCCGCGACCGGCCGCTGGACCGCGCGCTGGACCGGCAGATCGAGCGTCCGGCCCCGCCGCCGCCCCCGGAGCCGGAGGAGCGGATCGCCGGGGTGACCGCGAGCGAGCGTGACTCGCTCACCAGCCTGCTGGAGGCGGTCCCCAGCTTCCGCGGTGACATGGTCGTACCGGAGCGGCCCTCGCCGCCCGATCCCCCGGCGATCGAGCCGCCGGACCGGGAGCCGGAGGCCGAGGAGCCGCCCGCCGCGTCGGCCGGAGCGGGCTCCGCGTACGCGGACGTGCTGATGCCGCGCGCGGTCGCCGGTCACCGCGACCGGCTGACGGGGACGACGGACCGGCAGGCCGAGGCGGACGGGGTCCGGCCCGGGCGCAGAGCCGCGGTGCCCAGCTGGGACGAGATCGTCTTCGGCACCCGCCGCAAGAAGCAGGACTAG
- a CDS encoding MerR family transcriptional regulator — protein sequence MRIGELAAQTGLSRDTIRFYERTGLISGQRLPNGYRDFPPETVPWLAYVRTAQALGFSLAEIARTGEELRDAPDSAQALSALFEEKIAVIDARMAQLTALRADLSERAGTGCPLRAAG from the coding sequence GTGCGTATCGGGGAGTTGGCCGCGCAGACGGGGCTGAGCAGGGACACCATCCGCTTCTACGAGCGGACCGGGCTGATCTCCGGGCAGCGACTGCCCAACGGCTACCGCGACTTCCCGCCCGAGACCGTCCCCTGGCTCGCCTACGTCCGCACCGCCCAGGCGCTCGGCTTCTCCCTGGCCGAGATCGCGCGCACGGGCGAGGAGTTGCGCGACGCGCCGGACAGCGCGCAGGCGCTGTCCGCGCTGTTCGAGGAGAAGATCGCGGTCATCGACGCACGCATGGCCCAACTCACCGCGCTGAGGGCCGACCTCAGCGAGCGCGCCGGCACGGGCTGTCCGCTGCGGGCGGCGGGCTGA
- a CDS encoding VOC family protein has protein sequence MTEAAARRAPGTPCWVSLIVHGLRTTQNFYAELFGWEFGPGPEQLGPYVRALIGGKEVAGIGQLPPDRHLPIAWTTYLATDDADQTAEAIRACGGTVGVGPLDAGEAGRMAIASDPGGAVFGIWQAAAHIGTALAGAPGTPVWNELVTRETSTVAKFYQAVFGYEAKAVVSADFDYQTLHLRGRPVASLHGVGHASLRDRGPHWMTYFEVADTDEAAQQVAELGGQVLTPPREGPSGRVATVADPEGAVFTIQRSVAR, from the coding sequence ATGACCGAGGCTGCCGCTCGGCGTGCACCCGGAACACCTTGCTGGGTGAGCCTGATCGTGCACGGCCTGCGCACGACCCAGAACTTCTACGCCGAGCTGTTCGGCTGGGAGTTCGGCCCCGGCCCCGAACAGCTCGGCCCGTATGTGCGGGCGCTGATCGGCGGGAAGGAGGTCGCGGGCATCGGCCAGCTGCCGCCGGACCGGCACCTCCCGATCGCCTGGACGACCTACCTGGCCACGGACGACGCCGATCAGACGGCCGAGGCCATCCGGGCCTGCGGCGGCACGGTCGGCGTGGGGCCGCTCGACGCGGGCGAGGCGGGCCGCATGGCCATCGCCTCCGACCCGGGCGGGGCGGTCTTCGGGATCTGGCAGGCCGCCGCGCACATCGGCACCGCGTTGGCGGGGGCGCCCGGCACCCCGGTCTGGAACGAGCTGGTGACCCGGGAGACCTCGACGGTCGCCAAGTTCTACCAGGCGGTCTTCGGCTACGAGGCCAAGGCCGTCGTCTCGGCGGACTTCGACTACCAGACCCTGCATCTGCGGGGCCGCCCGGTCGCCTCCCTGCACGGCGTCGGCCACGCATCGCTGCGCGACCGGGGGCCGCACTGGATGACGTACTTCGAGGTGGCCGACACGGACGAGGCCGCGCAGCAGGTGGCGGAGCTGGGCGGACAGGTCCTGACCCCGCCGAGGGAGGGCCCGAGCGGCCGGGTCGCGACGGTCGCGGACCCGGAGGGCGCGGTCTTCACGATCCAGCGCTCCGTGGCGCGCTGA
- a CDS encoding ferrochelatase — protein MSDLRDPAPYDALLLLSFGGPEGPDDVVPFLANVTRGRGIPEERLKEVGKHYFLFGGVSPINAQNRALLDALRKDFSEHGLDLPVYWGNRNWAPYLTDTLREMVGDGHRRIAVLATSAYASYSGCRQYRENLAESLAALEAEGLPVPRVDKLRHYFNHPGFVEPMVEGVLASLADLPDAVRPGAHLAFTTHSIPTSAADTSGPVEAHGDGGAYVAEHLEVARLIVDAVRERTGTAYPWKLVYQSRSGAPHIPWLEPDICDHLDALHGDGVPAVVMAPIGFVSDHMEVLYDLDTEATAKAAELGLPVRRSATVGADPRFAAAVRELVLERAAAEQGREPRRCALGTLGASHDLCPVGCCPARAPKPAAAGADSPYA, from the coding sequence ATGTCCGATCTGCGCGATCCCGCCCCCTACGACGCCCTGCTCCTGCTCTCCTTCGGCGGCCCCGAAGGGCCGGACGACGTGGTCCCGTTCCTCGCGAACGTGACCCGCGGCCGGGGCATCCCCGAGGAACGGCTCAAGGAGGTCGGCAAGCACTACTTCCTGTTCGGGGGCGTCAGCCCGATCAACGCCCAGAACAGGGCCCTGCTCGACGCACTGCGCAAGGACTTCTCCGAGCACGGGCTCGACCTGCCCGTGTACTGGGGCAACCGCAACTGGGCCCCGTACCTCACCGACACCCTGCGCGAGATGGTCGGCGACGGCCACCGCCGCATCGCCGTCCTGGCGACCAGCGCCTACGCCTCGTACTCCGGCTGCCGGCAGTACCGCGAGAACCTCGCCGAGTCACTGGCCGCCCTGGAGGCCGAGGGCCTTCCCGTCCCGCGCGTGGACAAACTCCGGCACTACTTCAATCACCCCGGCTTCGTGGAGCCCATGGTCGAGGGCGTCCTCGCCTCGCTGGCGGACCTGCCCGACGCGGTGCGCCCCGGCGCACACCTGGCCTTCACCACGCACTCCATCCCCACCTCGGCCGCCGACACCTCGGGCCCCGTGGAGGCGCACGGGGACGGCGGCGCCTATGTCGCCGAGCACCTGGAGGTGGCCCGGCTGATCGTGGACGCGGTGCGCGAGCGGACCGGCACGGCCTACCCCTGGAAGCTCGTCTACCAGTCGCGCAGCGGCGCGCCGCACATCCCGTGGCTGGAGCCCGACATCTGCGACCACCTCGACGCGCTCCACGGGGACGGGGTCCCCGCCGTGGTGATGGCGCCCATCGGCTTCGTCTCGGACCACATGGAGGTCCTGTACGACCTCGACACCGAGGCCACCGCCAAGGCCGCCGAGCTGGGCCTGCCGGTACGCCGCTCCGCGACGGTCGGCGCCGATCCCCGGTTCGCCGCCGCCGTGCGCGAGCTGGTCCTGGAGCGGGCCGCCGCCGAGCAGGGCCGCGAGCCGCGGCGGT
- a CDS encoding alkaline phosphatase family protein codes for MAQPAWPDDFVPLPVDSAPVPEYGSGSLADLLPTLLAGQEVPGFEAAIGELTPADRNCVFLIDGLGWEQIRAHPDEAPFLHSLLPTSRGGTGRPITAGFPATTATSLASVGTGLPPGEHGLPGYTVRNPETGELMNQLRWKPWTPPKAWQPHPTLFQLADAAGVRTAQVSAPAFEQTPLTKVALSGGSFLGRLSGEDRMDTAVERLAAGDRSLVYTYYSEVDGKGHRFGTDSDAWRGQLMYVDGLARRLAEQLPPRSALYITADHGMIDIPFDEQSRIDFDEDWELGAGVALLGGEGRARHVYAVPGAASDVLAVWREVLGEQFWVASRDEAVAAGWFGPTVDERVYGRIGDVVAAAHDDVVITASRNEPHESAMVGMHGSMTPVEQFVPLLEVRS; via the coding sequence ATGGCCCAGCCGGCCTGGCCGGACGACTTCGTCCCGCTGCCCGTCGACAGCGCGCCCGTCCCGGAGTACGGCAGCGGCTCGCTCGCCGATCTGCTGCCGACCCTGCTCGCGGGCCAGGAGGTTCCCGGCTTCGAGGCGGCCATCGGAGAACTCACCCCCGCCGACCGGAACTGCGTCTTCCTGATCGACGGCCTCGGCTGGGAGCAGATCAGGGCCCACCCCGACGAGGCACCGTTCCTGCACTCGCTGCTGCCGACCTCGCGCGGCGGCACCGGCCGCCCGATCACGGCCGGCTTCCCGGCCACCACGGCGACCTCGCTGGCCTCCGTCGGCACCGGACTGCCCCCGGGCGAGCACGGTCTTCCCGGCTACACGGTCCGCAACCCCGAGACCGGCGAACTGATGAACCAGCTCCGCTGGAAGCCGTGGACCCCGCCGAAGGCGTGGCAGCCCCACCCCACCCTCTTCCAGCTCGCCGACGCGGCCGGGGTGCGCACCGCCCAGGTCTCCGCCCCCGCCTTCGAGCAGACCCCGCTGACCAAGGTCGCGCTCAGCGGCGGCTCCTTCCTCGGTCGGCTCAGCGGCGAGGACCGGATGGACACCGCCGTCGAGCGGCTGGCCGCCGGGGACCGCTCGCTCGTCTATACGTACTACAGCGAGGTCGACGGCAAGGGGCACCGCTTCGGCACCGACTCCGACGCCTGGCGTGGACAGCTGATGTACGTCGACGGGCTGGCCCGGCGCCTGGCCGAGCAGCTTCCGCCGCGCTCGGCGCTCTACATCACGGCCGACCACGGCATGATCGACATCCCCTTCGACGAGCAGTCCCGCATCGACTTCGACGAGGACTGGGAGCTGGGCGCCGGAGTCGCGCTGCTCGGCGGCGAGGGCCGGGCACGGCATGTGTACGCCGTCCCGGGCGCCGCGTCCGACGTGCTGGCCGTCTGGCGCGAGGTGCTGGGCGAGCAGTTCTGGGTGGCGAGCCGGGACGAGGCCGTCGCCGCGGGCTGGTTCGGCCCGACCGTCGACGAGCGGGTCTACGGCAGGATCGGCGACGTGGTCGCCGCCGCCCACGACGACGTGGTGATCACCGCCTCGCGCAACGAGCCGCACGAGTCGGCCATGGTCGGCATGCACGGCTCCATGACCCCCGTCGAGCAGTTCGTCCCGCTCCTCGAAGTACGCTCGTAG